One segment of Curtobacterium sp. MR_MD2014 DNA contains the following:
- a CDS encoding dipeptidase produces the protein MTSDTLAFPVIDGHNDLPWERRESHDSGVEGIDRGQGTLHTDLPKLRAGGVVGQFWSVFVPSDDPDPVRTTLQQIDTAHRIIARYPDDLTFVRTAAELRTAVDAGRIASLLGAEGGHSIGDDLAVLRSFARLGVRYMTLTHNDDTTWADSATGARAHGGLTDRGREVVAEMERIGMLVDLSHTAPATMRDTLDVATQPVVFSHSSTVAVDDHPRNVPDDVLARLADNGGVVMITFVPKFVSRAWADWEEAGSEGEPPLVTVGDVADHVDHAREVAGAAHLGLGGDYDGTPVLPSDLRDVSRYPVLAEELRRRGWGDDDLRALAGGNVLRVLEATDERFARSALR, from the coding sequence ATGACGTCTGACACCCTCGCCTTCCCGGTCATCGACGGACACAACGACCTCCCGTGGGAGCGCCGCGAGTCGCACGACTCCGGCGTCGAGGGCATCGACCGCGGACAGGGCACGCTGCACACCGACCTGCCGAAGCTCCGGGCCGGCGGTGTCGTGGGCCAGTTCTGGTCGGTGTTCGTGCCGTCGGACGACCCGGACCCGGTGCGCACCACCCTGCAGCAGATCGACACCGCGCACCGGATCATCGCGCGGTACCCCGACGACCTGACCTTCGTCCGCACCGCTGCCGAACTGCGCACCGCCGTCGACGCCGGACGGATCGCGTCGCTGCTCGGCGCCGAGGGCGGGCACTCCATCGGCGACGACCTCGCGGTGCTCCGGTCCTTCGCCCGGCTCGGCGTCCGCTACATGACGCTGACGCACAACGACGACACGACCTGGGCCGACTCGGCCACCGGCGCCCGGGCACACGGCGGCCTGACCGACCGCGGACGCGAGGTCGTCGCCGAGATGGAGCGGATCGGCATGCTCGTCGACCTGTCGCACACCGCGCCGGCGACGATGCGCGACACCCTCGACGTCGCGACGCAACCGGTCGTGTTCAGCCACTCGTCCACCGTCGCCGTCGACGACCACCCGCGGAACGTGCCCGACGACGTGCTTGCCCGGCTCGCCGACAACGGGGGCGTCGTGATGATCACCTTCGTGCCGAAGTTCGTCTCCCGCGCGTGGGCCGACTGGGAGGAAGCGGGGTCCGAGGGGGAACCGCCGCTCGTCACGGTGGGGGACGTCGCCGACCACGTCGACCACGCCCGTGAGGTCGCGGGCGCGGCCCACCTGGGCCTCGGTGGCGACTACGACGGCACGCCCGTGCTGCCGTCGGACCTGCGGGACGTGTCGCGGTACCCGGTGCTCGCGGAGGAGCTGCGCCGACGCGGCTGGGGTGACG
- a CDS encoding GNAT family N-acetyltransferase: MLPVTLRTDRLVLSAPGPADAEAVIAYANDPDVIAFTPVPVPYGHAEARQWLDLVEVGWRDDTRYDFGIRRAEDPRLLGTVGVFGFVDGAGEIGWALHPDGRGQGLMAEAADRVLAWAFAAPPDGLGLVRVQWRALGTNAASSATARRIGMRFEGRSRSAVVHRGARHDQLLAAVLRDDDRTVPQVWPDA; the protein is encoded by the coding sequence GTGCTCCCCGTGACGCTCCGGACCGACCGGCTCGTGCTCTCCGCGCCGGGTCCAGCCGATGCGGAGGCCGTCATCGCGTACGCGAACGACCCGGACGTCATCGCGTTCACCCCGGTCCCCGTGCCGTACGGGCACGCCGAGGCCCGTCAGTGGCTCGACCTGGTCGAGGTCGGGTGGCGTGACGACACCCGGTACGACTTCGGGATCCGCCGTGCGGAGGACCCCCGGCTGCTCGGTACCGTCGGCGTCTTCGGCTTCGTGGACGGCGCCGGCGAGATCGGCTGGGCGCTGCACCCCGACGGCCGCGGGCAGGGCCTGATGGCCGAGGCCGCCGATCGTGTGCTGGCGTGGGCGTTCGCCGCACCGCCGGACGGGCTCGGCCTGGTGCGGGTGCAGTGGCGCGCACTCGGGACGAACGCCGCGTCGTCCGCGACGGCCCGGCGGATCGGCATGCGCTTCGAGGGTCGGTCCCGATCAGCCGTCGTGCACCGGGGCGCCCGCCACGACCAGCTGCTCGCCGCGGTGCTGCGCGACGACGACCGCACGGTGCCGCAGGTCTGGCCGGACGCGTGA
- a CDS encoding SRPBCC family protein, with the protein MTVAFRVVTEIAAPVERVFALSLDIGAHERSMADTDERAVAGTTSGTIGLGESVTWRARHFGIVWSMTSRVTALEAPGRFVDEQVRGPFARFRHEHRFEPSADGTRMVDEVVFRAPLGPLGWLAERVALARYLPRLIAARNASLRDELERDGDGQRGASSPSAS; encoded by the coding sequence GTGACCGTCGCCTTCCGGGTGGTCACCGAGATCGCCGCTCCGGTGGAGCGCGTCTTCGCGCTGTCGCTCGACATCGGCGCGCACGAACGCTCGATGGCCGATACCGACGAACGCGCCGTGGCCGGGACGACGTCCGGCACGATCGGGCTCGGCGAGAGCGTCACGTGGCGCGCGCGGCACTTCGGGATCGTCTGGTCGATGACGAGCAGGGTCACCGCCCTGGAGGCTCCGGGTCGCTTCGTCGACGAGCAGGTGCGTGGTCCGTTCGCCCGGTTCCGGCACGAGCACCGGTTCGAGCCGTCGGCCGACGGGACGCGGATGGTCGACGAGGTCGTCTTCCGGGCGCCCCTCGGCCCGCTCGGCTGGCTGGCCGAGCGGGTAGCGCTCGCCCGCTACCTGCCGCGGTTGATCGCCGCGCGCAACGCATCGCTGCGCGACGAGCTCGAGCGGGACGGGGACGGTCAGCGGGGGGCGAGCTCCCCGAGTGCGTCGTAG